A stretch of Phragmites australis chromosome 12, lpPhrAust1.1, whole genome shotgun sequence DNA encodes these proteins:
- the LOC133886958 gene encoding serine/threonine-protein kinase D6PKL2-like, which produces MPPDGDANADLASDELQSLSFGSSDRSRSRSASTVSTATASCSTCSSGPLQPRSAPSSAVPRLGSVSLSDIRFLRRLGAGDIGSVYLAEVKRKGPAPAGAALVAAKVMDKKELEGRNKEGRARTEREILEAVDHPFLPRLYGVAEGDRWSCLLTEFCPGGDLHVLRQRQPHRRFSEAAVRFYAAEVVAALEYIHMVDIVYRDLKPENVLVRADGHIMLTDFDLSLKCDPTAPTPAHVISDAVSLGGHASTSTSCTISSCIVPAVSCFQLFPGRGRRRRRWRSKKPSSGGANGGFPSGGVLDLEFVAEPVELRSMSFVGTHEYLAPEIVSGEGHGSSVDWWTLGIFIFELLYGATPFHGYDNEMTLANIVARALEFPKEPSVSSAARDLVTALLAKDPTRRLGATVGAAAIKRHPFFNGVNWALLRCAAPPYVPPPFSMANVKSGAGAGNNNANDDMSDDSSPGTPVEYY; this is translated from the exons ATGCCTCCCGACGGCGACGCCAACGCCGACCTGGCGTCCGACGAGCTGCAGAGCCTCAGCTTCGGCTCCTCCGACCGCTCGCGCTCCCGTTCCGCCTCCACCgtctccaccgccaccgcctcctgcTCCACCTGCTCCTCCGGCCCCCTCCAGCCTcgctccgccccctcctccgcAGTACCGCGCCTCGGGAGCGTGTCCCTCTCCGACATCCGCTTCCTGCGGCGCCTCGGCGCGGGGGACATCGGCAGCGTCTACCTCGCCGAGGTCAAGCGGAAGGGGCCGGCGCCGGCCGGCGCTGCTCTGGTAGCCGCCAAGGTGATGGACAAGAAGGAGCTGGAGGGGCGGAACAAGGAGGGCCGAGCTCGCACGGAGCGCGAGATCCTCGAGGCCgtcgaccaccccttcctccCGCGCCTCTACGGCGTTGCGGAGGGGGACCGCTGGTCATGCCTCCTCACTGAGTTCTGCCCCGGAGGCGATCTCCACGTCCTTCGCCAGCGACAGCCGCACCGCCGATTCTCCGAGGCCGCCGTCAG GTTCTACGCGGCGGAGGTGGTGGCCGCGCTGGAGTACATCCACATGGTCGACATCGTGTACCGCGACCTCAAGCCGGAGAACGTCCTCGTCCGCGCCGACGGTCACATCATGCTCACCGACTTCGACCTCTCCCTCAAGTGCGACCCCACCGCCCCCACGCCGGCGCACGTCATCTCGGACGCCGTCTCCCTCGGCGGCCACGCCTCCACGTCCACCTCCTGCACCATCTCCTCGTGCATCGTCCCCGCCGTCTCCTGCTTCCAGCTCTTCCCCGGCCGAGGCcgacggcgccggcgctggcgcAGCAAGAAGCCGTCGAGTGGTGGTGCCAACGGCGGCTTCCCCTCCGGCGGCGTCCTCGACCTGGAGTTCGTGGCGGAGCCGGTGGAGCTGCGGTCGATGTCGTTCGTCGGCACGCACGAGTACCTCGCGCCGGAGATCGTCTCCGGGGAGGGCCACGGCAGCTCCGTCGACTGGTGGACGCTGGGCATCTTCATCTTCGAGCTCCTGTACGGCGCCACGCCGTTCCACGGCTACGACAACGAGATGACTCTCGCCAACATCGTCGCGCGCGCCCTCGAGTTCCCCAAGGAGCCGTCCGTGTCGTCCGCAGCCAGGGACCTCGTCACGGCGCTCCTCGCCAAGGACCCCACGCGGcggctcggggccacggtcggcgCGGCCGCCATCAAACGGCACCCGTTCTTCAACGGCGTCAACTGGGCGCTGCTCCGGTGCGCCGCCCCGCCGTACGTGCCCCCGCCGTTCAGCATGGCCAACGTCAagtccggcgccggcgccggcaacAACAACGCTAACGATGACATGTCCGACGACAGTTCTCCCGGCACACCCGTGGAGTACTACTAG
- the LOC133886957 gene encoding IQ domain-containing protein IQM3-like, whose protein sequence is MGLVGQSVVMEPPANLQEQELVGGDVASIGRRRIRSPPAAPQHRSSHSVFLSFALTTIVLARSSLVLGVAPKPQKKKMEVETALPPAGLHAVDSSRSYSDKLGDSSPVAGSGGGGAHGAATKLQKVYRSYRTRRKLADSAVVVEELWWQALDFAQLSHSTISFFDEPKPETAASRWNRISLNASKVGQGLSRDGKALKLAFQHWIEAIDPRHRYGHNLHFYYDVWFQSQAGQPFFYWLDIGEGKDIDLPECPRALLKKQCIKYLGPQEREHYEYIINEGKIIHKQSLEPLDTSRGPKGTKWIFVMSTIKRLYAGKKERGVLQHSSFLAGGTTIAAGRFTAENGVIKSIWAYSGHYKPSAENLSNFMNFLEENGVDLKEVVVRSSTKEDYNEDPVPDGSQNLKAAMMGLTPPEVIPPNMTEGDEGENASREQAKPTYQRTLSGGLQSPKATDVPQKAILERMKSKSESKSYQLGHRLSLKWSTGLGPRIGCVKDYPMELRMQALEMVELSPRASTPSTSRRLPSCFSPTTPTSPLVPMQASLPQPS, encoded by the exons ATGGGGCTCGTGGGCCAATCTGTAGTAATGGAGCCACCTGCCAATCTGCAGGAACAGGAACTGGTAGGTGGCGACGTGGCGTCTATCGGTCGTCGTCGTATACGCAGTCCACCTGCTGCTCCTCAACACCGCAGCAGCCATTCTGTCTTTCTGTCGTTCGCCCTCACAACCATAGTGCTCGCTCGGTCTAGTTTAGTGCTTGGAGTCGCTCCTAAAcctcagaaaaagaaaatggaggTGGAGACGGCGCTGCCCCCGGCCGGCTTGCATGCTGTAGATTCTTCAAGGTCTTACTCCGATAAGCTGGGAGATTCCTCGCCGGTGGCGggaagtggcggcggcggcgcgcatGGCGCGGCGACGAAGCTGCAGAAGGTGTACCGCAGCTACCGGACCAGGCGGAAGCTCGCCGACTCCGCCGTCGTCGTAGAGGAGCTCTG GTGGCAAGCGCTGGACTTCGCGCAGCTCAGCCACAGCACCATCTCCTTCTTCGACGAACCCAAGCCGGAGACCGCCGCCTCGCGCTGGAACCGCATCAGCCTCAATGCATCCAAG GTGGGTCAGGGTCTATCCAGAGACGGCAAGGCTCTGAAGCTGGCTTTCCAGCACTGGATCGAGGCT ATCGATCCACGGCATAGATATGGGCACAACCTGCATTTCTACTACGATGTCTGGTTCCAAAGCCAGGCCGGCCAGCCATTCTTCTACTG GCTTGATATTGGAGAGGGAAAAGATATAGACCTTCCAGAGTGTCCAAGAGCTCTGCTGAAGAAGCAATGCATAAAATATCTTGGTCCG CAAGAGCGTGAGCACTATGAATACATCATTAATGAGGGAAAGATTATCCATAAACAGTCTTTAGAACCACTTGATACAAGCCGGGGTCCTAAAGGGACTAAATGGATTTTTGTTATGAGCACAATAAAAAGACTTTATGCTGGCAAG AAAGAGAGAGGTGTATTACAGCACTCCAGCTTTCTAGCAGGAGGTACTACCATAGCTGCTGGAAGATTTACTGCAGAAAATGGAGTTATCAAG TCCATATGGGCCTACAGTGGTCACTACAAACCTAGCGCAGAGAATCTCAGCAATTTCATGAACTTCCTTGAAGAGAATGGAGTTGATCTCAAAGAAGTTGTG GTGCGTTCATCTACCAAAGAAGACTACAATGAAGATCCAGTGCCTGATGGCTCACAGAATCTTAAAGCTGCAATGATGGGATTAACTCCTCCAGAAGTGATACCTCCAAACATGACAGAAGGTGATGAAGGCGAGAATGCTTCTAGAGAACAAGCCAAGCCGACCTACCAAAGAACCTTATCAGGTGGTCTGCAAAGCCCGAAAGCCACCGATGTCCCACAGAAGGCAATTCTTGAGAGGATGAAATCCAAGAGCGAGTCCAAGTCCTATCAGCTTGGCCACAGGCTGTCCCTGAAATGGAGCACCGGGCTTGGTCCAAGAATTGGATGTGTGAAGGACTATCCAATGGAGCTCAGAATGCAGGCTCTGGAGATGGTAGAACTCTCACCAAGGGCATCGACACCGTCAACCTCAAGGAGGTTACCTTCATGCTTCTCACCCACCACGCCAACATCACCGCTTGTGCCAATGCAGGCCTCCCTGCCCCAGCCAAGTTAG